AAGATGATGTACCTAAGGATGAAGAACACGGAAAATGCTCAGAGAGACAAGCAGCTGAATTTTGGGGTAGGATATTAGAGTCAAAATATCATTTGAAGCCTGGCGACTGACACTGACTTACTTCCCAAGGAGGGGGACAGAAAGCGATGTCTCCGGGACCTTCTGAGCAATAAGGAAGAGGAAAACAGTCTGGGCCAGTAAGACTGAGATGGACACTGTGAGCTTTTGTCCTCCAGCTGTACATGAGTAATGAAATACGGGTTCAACCTCTCTAAAAGACCTCAATGTGTCCACATTGATTGGCAAAAGTTTCAATATTTGTTATGGAGTTCCTCAGGGGTCAACCTTAAGCCCACCAGTAATCTCTGGAATGGAGCTAATGATGCATTTTTAAGCAAATCATTCTGTATTGTGCTGGTTCGTCGATCTCAGAGGGATGTAAAAGAAGTGATGGCCTGGCTTACCTTGAGCAGGTAGGAAGTATGCTAAAACGACCAATGATGAGATGAGGGAGCAGGGCAGGATGATGTTGATGACGTAGAAAAGGGGCTTTCTCTGGATAACCAAGTTAAAACTGATCTCCTGATACTCCAGGTCATCAGGGGAGTATCGTGTGTTTATCATCTTCCTGGCTGGACGATGGACAATGGCCCACTCGCCATTCTCTAAGTGGTAAAAACATATAGTAATATACCTTCTTGGATAAAACAGTGTGTGAATCTTGAATGTAATTCGTTTACCAGTGAAAGCCTCAGGGTCAATGTCCACCCATTCAATTCTTTCGCCTGTTTCTCCAGCAGCTAAAATTAGGTCTACTTCATTGGCACTATACGTTTGTGATCTGAAaacattggggaaaaaaatcagataCGGATAATTAGCTGAACAGTCCCTGGATATGTTTGAATGAATTCTTAGCTTACCTGAATGCTAGTGTACAATTTTGATAATCGAAAGGGAAGTAGGTAATCTCGATGGCACAGGTGCTACGATAGATAGCAGGAGGAAGCCAATATATGGAACCATCGTTTGAAATCAATACGTTGGCGTAGTAAGCCACATCAAACTTGCCATCGATGCTGCACAAACAAGACACAACAAATCGTTTCATAAGGAAATTGGAGTCGCGAGAATGTGAGCGGATTCCACCTACTTGTTTTCGAGGACAATGTCAGGGAGCCACACATTTTTGCAAGGGATGCGGATGAGATCGATGCTGTGGTGATCGGATGCATTCCACGCGAGACGGTAATCAACCCATTGCTGTGGAGGACATTTGAGATCACGTGACGACAGTTACAACTAGTGGAGGAGTTAATCGCCAGCCAGggaatgaaacaaaaacaaaggaaattTTGAACTCACAATTTCAATCCAGACATTGGTTGTAAGAGTCTCTTCCTTTTCATTCTGTAGAACAAAGCCCAAAAATATATTCAGGGCAATTCATGATTTAAGCCCGCCATCCTATTTTTAATGTGCGGCGGCAGGGCTTTGCTGCAACAGACGGTCTCACCAGAGAGATCAGGTTGGTGAGGGTCAGCTTGATTTGAACCTCCACCTTGTCCTCAGGATGAACCACAGGGCGAATGTTCTTGTTATAGCTTTTGAACAATTCTTCGATCAGTTGCGTCTCTTCGTTACCCTGAACTGAAAAGCAGAAAACGCAGCGAGATATATATCTGCCGTACTTTCGGAAATCCCATCTACGGATTGCATGCGACGGACGGAAGATGAATCGCCGACAAATGGGTTGCCACAAACGGTGTGACAAATGTGATGCTTACCTTGCAAAACAACAATCCCGAGAAGAATCCCAATCCCAAAGCATTGCTTCAAACTGCATGCTGCCATCATGCTCCTGGACCTCCTCTTTGTGGCGAGCTGTATTGGAGCATAAAGTGAACGAGTGAGAGCAAGAGTAAAGACGGGGAGGAAGAGCCCTAAATCCCCCTCAGCGAACCCCTCGACTGTGCCCACCCCGGCTGTCGCTATCTGTGGACTCAGATTACGCAGCAGCTGAGCACTAAACCAGGATGTCAAGTCACAGTCCAGTCACCCACAATAATAATCATTATGATCATTAGACAGCAACTAGACGAGGTGAGGCCGGCTCTCCAAATTGCAATTGCAAAAATGTCTGACACAATTGAACACCTGTTGCCATTCTGGAGTTCTGAGGTAAATTTAGTTCCGGTTAGCTCTTACCTCCTCGTCACAGCATGTGGCGACTCTGAATGaatgcgattttttttttcaaggatcAATTTGAGGTCTCAAGCCAACACCTTGTTGAGTGCGAGGATCGGAAAGGGTGTTGCGGGAAGATGAACAGGTGACGGGGTTGTGCAGGCCTGCTCGGCTCCGTGGTATGTATCCGGTGTATTAATACACACACAAGAGCCCGGCTACTTTGGTCGTCGAGAGGATCCAGTGGTGAGACAGTGTCTGCGGACCACAGAGAAAGGGGTTAGAGGACTTGGAAGCAGACAATAGTCATAAAAGCCAGAACCTTTACTCTTCACATTAGAATCCAACAAAAGTAGAACTTCAAAACATTGCACATTCAATCCCTGAGACAACACTTGCTATTATAATTAGTGCTGTGAGTAATCTAAGTCGTGTCACTCTGCAGCGACAAGGACAAGAGACGCATTTTTGGAATGTGCCATGTGAGTTGCACACTATGTGATGTACTTCTAAATATACAGTTAGTGCAACAGAGATGAGCTTCCTTAAGGTAACTGGAGATTACGCAAGGCTCATTACATGTCTGGTGCTAACAGAGACACAAGAAAGGTTGCATCTGTCCAAGAGCTCAACAATATTCATTTCAAGTCGGCCATGATGAGCGGGGCAGACTTGTTTTCTCAAACAAATGTGGAAAGATTGGAGTAGGCCAACAACTTGTGACATAGTTTGAAAGTGGCTTATGTTAAACAGCTTATTCGTTGTTATTAGTCCCTTTCTAGCAAAATATCAATATTCTGCATTCCAAAGGATCTTGGAGACTTCTGGCACAATCTACAGCAATCTTATAGCACTGGATAAGCGCTCATTAAAACTCCAAAATGTGTTCCCGATTTTGGTCTTAGGGTCAGTCACCTTTGACCTTCTAAATGTTGCTCTAGATGAATGGACATAAATTCCCACAGATATACTCAAACAAGTTGTGAGTTCGCACAGCTGCGGAGGCGACTGGATATCATTTCGACTTTTGCGTACATACTATCTGGTGTCCATAGTAAATAATTACACAGAAACAAAATCACAACCACTCTTCTGACTTCTGCTGGATGTTTTGAAACTTGAGATGTTTTTCCTCACTCGAGCAATGCTGTGCCGCCACAGGGTGGTGTAAAACCTTGTTGGGGAAATCACACAAGTGCCCCTTTCTTGCCTGACTGAACCTCCACACACATATTCCCCCGAGTGCTTTTGAACCCCATGTTCTAACTTAACAGTGTGGGCGCGACAGCCGACTCCTTCCCAGCGTATGTTTATTGCTTATACAGAACGTAAATCACAGCAGTTGCTTAGCAGAGTCAAACAGCTCGGCTCTTCTTAGTGGGTCACATGTTTCCCTCCCCGGGATTCGGTCTCCCCTCGTCCATTACCGCCTGTTTCAAATGGGATTGGCCATTGGTGGCGTGGAATAAAAGCCGCATGACCAGCCGGCCCCTCCCATACATATCATGAATGCTTTCACTTCTTTCCCGCTCGTCAACTGAGAAATGCCATTGTAAAGCCCTTCTTGAGCTAAATGTCTGCTCACATTGCCCCGGTCATGAAAGACACAAAGCCTTGTGATAAAGACAATTTCCTCACAAAAAGATGATATTTGGAAGAGCATAAGTGATCACCCCCCCGTATCCACAATTTCATTGCCACATGCAGCTTGAGATGCACATGGGTTGTCGTTAATGACtgagagaggagggggggagagagagtgagaaTAGGGAGGGCGTAGGTGGGAGGAGAGACACAAGCTGACCAGGAATATAGCACACATAGTATAGGAGATGCACGtggtggaagaagaagaagcaggagGAGGGTTACTGGCGGACACGCTGCGTTGTCTCCCCATTATCAGCCAACCAGTGCTGATCTGGGAGTGATCTCTGGACCCTCTCTCGCGTTGAGCAACAGCAGATTGAAGGCTCATTGAGACACGTGAATGAAAGGGAatgagagagggaaaaaagacACTGCAGGCGGGGATTTGCGGGACGACAAAACCCGGCGGCGCCACTTGTTCGCTCGGAGATGGAGGCACAATGGTGGAGACAACTTTTTGATTTAAGGCTTTGGGGTGGGCGATTTAAAGGTTTAAGGGCAAAGGGTGGGGTGGTGGGCTTCGGAGGCAAAGGGGTCTGgtcaagaaagtgattgtggtgACAGGCGGTGCAAGGGACAAGGACTCATGTGAGACACGGAGGAATTAAAAGAGAAAAGACAGCGAGGGGGAGCAAATAAATTGGACTTCAATATGGGTGTGAAGAGCAAGGCTGCCTTGGCTatcctgctcctgctgctcttcctcggcactctctggctccgtgagtatttttttttctctctctcccttatGCATAGCTTGTACGTATAATAAATCCATACAACCCCACCCTTGTGGGGAATGTATATGGTCTAAATGAGTAATGTGTCACATGTTGCAGAGGTCGTAAAGAGCAAGCGTGGCTCCACGCACATGCGCACCCGATACCATAATGAATTTGAAATTAAAGGATTTGATTTGTCTTGCAAGGGTTGACTGACTGATACTTGTTTGGGGGCAAAGAGCCTATTTGGTCACTTAGGTCAAAATAGATGCCAATACTCACGATGAGCCGGGAAAAGATATGCCAGTATTGTATTGTGATAAGAAAAACTGATACATAAATCATTAATTTGTTCATTTTCTCTACATCTAGAGAAAAATGCAGCACTTGTTACCTCTTTTTTTCTAATGTGGGAGGCTGATGCCTGGCAGTGTGACAGGTTTGGTGGCTGAACTTTTTGCTTGCAGAAGACTCGGCTGCTGAGGTCGCCCACGGAATTGTAACTCAATGGGAGCTTTTGTAAAGTTGACCAAAAAATGCCAGTCGATCTCACACAAGTAAACTTCTCTCTCCTTGCTTGGAAGGTCTTTCAAAGAACGATAGAAAATTATGATTTTTATAACAAAAGATTTTAAATCATTAGACACGCTACTGTCCTATTTTaagttaaaacattttttatttttttatttttgtctccaATGCAGATGGGGGTTTGGATTACCACTGGGATGCTTGTCTAAAAGGTTACAATCAAGTGAATGAGGTACGTTGTTGCAATTAAAAGAGGAAGTCATGACCATATTTAGCTCATAATTCTTTTGGTTGATTTGACCGAATTGTACTTTCTTTGTTTTGTGTCATTTGACCACAaccccccttcccctcccccTAGCCACACCAGCTGTCCAACAGCAGCGCCTCCAAAGAGTCCGAGGGCCCCCAAGTCCTGGAGGAGTGCCCCGGACAGACCTTCCAGGTGTCCCTACTACTCACCCACCTGCTGGCGTCGCCGGCCTTCACCTCTGACGTGCTGCTGCAGCCTTATCTCTCCAGCTGGGATGAGCTTGtgaagtaaaaacaaaatataaagatGTTATCATGTTGTGAAACAATGATTCATTTATGATGATTGTTACATGTCCTGCAGGTTTATGAATGCTTTAGGCCCCATGGTTGGCCTGATATCTAAAGAGATAGAAACCAAAACCTCGATTATCCGGGAACTGGCTCTACTCGCCGAGGCCAGCCCCGAAGCAGAGGTGAACCCGGATTCTGAAAACACAGTGAGCCCGGAGGCCGGAGTGAAGACTTCTGGTGCTTACCACTCAGTGCGATCCATGATCTGGGTGGAGTTGAAACGAGGTTTAGTGGATTTCAAGCAGCAGACGGACTCTGGATGCCGGACTCTTCTGCGACTGCACCGAGCTCTGCTTTGGCTCAAGCTGTTTCTTGCCAAGCTGGCTGAGATCCCCGTGGCGGGCCGGCTGAAGAGCCCATCGGACCTGTGCCGCGAGGCCTACAAGGTCACCCTGGCCAACCACCACACCTGGTTTGTGCGTAGGGCGGCCGAGCTGGCCTTCATCGCCATGCCCGAGAGGAGCTTCTTCTTAAAGCTCATGTGTGTGCAGAACCAGGAGGAGCTAAGCGCAGTTCTGGGACGGGTGGTCCGGGCCATCGGAGTGGTCTATGACAGGACCCAGAAAGCTTTGGAGGACAATGACATGCTGGATTtgccataaaagaaaaaaaaggcctgGTCGGATAGTAGAAGCCTTCATTGTTACCATATTGAACACTGTGGCTTCTTGGGCATCAAAGGTAGTCAAAATGCAAATGAACTCAAGAAAATGTTTCCATACGTGCCCTTAgaggttttttttaaagaggaagtcaaaaaTATGTTCTATACACCACCATAAATTGTGCTAAGAATAAGAACATCATGGATTTGACTTACCCTTTAAGGCAGCTAATGATGCAACTGACCTTTCAAGTGCCTTAAGGTTGCTGTCATTCCAATGATGGCCAGCAGGTGGCCACTGCAGGGAGCAAAATTCACTCAAAAACGTCACGAAAATATTATTCACGGCCACTGGTTGAGAATCACTGACTTCAACGAGTAACTCTGCAAACATTTTGCCAATGAGTTTAAGGTCCACGTTGGCAACATGAAGTCTGGGATAATACATAACTTATTGATTGGGCAGGGGTGCGACATTTACAGGACCAAAGAAGCAATTTCCTCACACTATTTTTATGGCAGCTGCGCATAAAATGTGGAAACTTGCCTCTTAATATCATTCTTAGTTTTTTATGTAAAATGTGAAAACTTGCCTCTTAATATCATTCTTAGTTTTTTATGTACGATTTATGTAACATTGTAAAGCCAGCCTTTTCTGGAAGCGTTTGTAAAATAGATAATGAAGAAAAGTGCAAGCATGGAAAATTCAACAGTATACTATTTATAGATTTAAAGCAGAGTTTAAGTAAATTAACAAAGTAACGTGAATCCAATCTAACTGCCTTGATTTTTACCAGCAATTGTATTTCCTGGAGTTAGCGCACTACCTCAAAATGTATCTTGGACGAATTTACACCTGTGATTGAAAGCTATTTtatatgctggacaaatttggtgcttcactccgacTGAACTGTGAGGTATTAATGCATCAGTATTACATGAATTTATcctcaataaaaaaatgaaggtgCCTGTTTGTATACATTACTTTTTGTTGAATAAAATGACGATCATACAAATATTAATTCATTTGGTTTAGAAATTCTTGGAGAGCTGCTCAAACGCAAACCACTGTGCTGGTCTTAATGAGACTATTTTAAACCCACAAATACCTCTGATGACATGCCAGGTAATCCGTCCAGTCGCTCTTTTCCTGCTGTGTGCGCTCTCTTTCTAATAAGACAGTCACAGGGTGGACAAAGGTGAGCAGAGTTCAGAGGAGATCTGTAGTGAGACTTGGGAGAGAAAATATATCTCTGGGTGTATTTAGATATTTagcatgtaaaataaaaaatatatttatgctTTGGATGTCAATAAAAAAGTCACTGTGATTGtggaaaatatgaaaaaatggTCCTTGACCTTTGACTTGCTGCGTGTAACTGGCCCCTCACTTACCTCATTTACAACACTTAATGGCTCACACTATTACGACATAATGGCTAAAGGGTTACAAGTATCTACCAACCACTCTGGTCGGAATACTGCTATTCTGTGCTGGGAGGATTACAGTCAATGGGATTACATTAGATTACACCGACCCAATGATGTTTGGCATTTggggatccttttttttttcgctgcAGTTCCTCTTTGCAACTTGAAAAAGAGCTCAGAGGCCACACCTTTGAGGTTTGGTTCCCTTAAATGACATTTATTAATTCTCTATCTTGTTTTGCAGTAAACATGAGCAAAAATATACATACAGTCAGagcaaaaaatacaaatccGGAATAGAATTATCATCCAGTTTGGGCAACAAAACTGAGCGGATTCTTGTCTTTAAACCACATTCCGGGATATAGGTCGTTTTATATGAGGGTCATATAAGGAAAGAGGGGAGAGATTTATTTATCATAATTATTTCTTCTTAAAAATATCTTTAGTATACTTCTATCAATATTTTTTGGCTGGAACACTTCGTGTCTTTGTTCGGGAAAAATTGACGCACACTTCTCACTTCTCATTCATTGCAAATCTGAAAATGACGGGGCATGATGGGTGCAAAAGGTGGAaatatcacacacacataaaaaatacaaaaacaaacgagCGAGCTTTGGCGACCAAATTTGATGAATTAATGATGAAACCCATCCGTGTGTGTCTCCAGTAACACGATACAATCCGAGTTGATACATTCTCTAAATTTTACAACAAAAATAGCCGGTCACAAAGAATACTTTATCGGTTGTTGCCTTTTGACGCCTTGCTTTTGCACACATTTCGATTTTCCGAGAATCCCATGGCCACACGGACAGTATTGCTTTCTGAAGACATCTCCAAATGAACAAACGGGACTCGATAAAAGGAGATGAAGAAAATAACCTGGACACTGGCAACAACACGCTCTGTCCACCAGGAGGCACTGTTATGTCTTTGTAAAACACTTGTGCGTATTCCTATTATGTAAGAGTAGATCTTTTTATAACACAGCTGCTTTATGTACTCACATGACTCCTACTGTATCTCTGCAGCACATCTTTGCTCTGATCTTTGATCTCTAACACGGTGTTGCTAAAAGAAAACTGAAAGTGGAATGAGGGTCTTTGGTCGAAGAACTCATCTTCACATGCAGATGGCTAAAGAAAGAAAATTTTAGTTAGTCTTGTGTAATTTAAAGGCTGTTAGttgaagaattaaaaaaatgcactgaTAAATCTAGGAAATGAATGATTGGCGATCGATTCAACTATTTTGGAGGCGATGGCGAGGAGGAGCAACAAAGTAGGGCAAGGAAATTCATCGTGCAGGCTCGGGATTAGCCCACCAGATTAAGAGATTAGAGTGAAATTAAGTGTTGCGGCAACTTCAGAGAAGCGTGCGTGTGAATACAGCGAaaaatcgggggggggggggggggggagaaaaaattaGAGATTATATCTAATCCGGGTCTTTATTCACATTTGTCGCATTACAACAGCTGGATTATATTTGGGTAAATGATTGCAACGTTTCGATTTATGATCATTTAAGACAAACACTTTTAAAATGTGTCTTCAAATTGGTGCAATAACGCAATAAGATTATAACGCCCCTCATTTTAAACATAGTTAATGTTCTTTTTGTTTAATAATGGAAGGAAGACCTAGTAAAACGTGAAAAATTGATGGATGCCGGTTGCGATGCTAATGCGGAATTAGTCAGCACTAAACAACGGGATCAATCATTCCTAATATACGGATTTCATGAATATTGCACAACGCATGCAACTTTCCCGACCCATGGTATGAAATATGTCAACGTACAGAACATACACTGAAGCCACAAACACACTTTAAAGGTTTGAAACTCTTCCTCTTAGATGATTTTGTGAACCACACAGTAATTGTGTGTGATTTTCATCATGGTGGTCCCTCCTGGTGGTCAGTGGTCTCACAGAAcgttttttctttgtttcacaCTGAGCAAAGAGTGGGGACATAGGGGACTCCTACCCTCATAGCACACTAAAgacaatacacacacatgcaaaatggCTTCATCTCAGCATCCACCCGTCGTCGGATTATTCTTTTGAGTGCAGCAAGTTAGGCTGAGGGATGGGCACAGTGATTGTTTAAGAATTCAATGGGTTGATTGATACACATCTGGAAGCATTTGTtgctaaaaaaatcaaataaaaattgaaGTGCCAGCAGAAGAGCCGATGATTGATTTCTAAGAAGTCTGCAGCCTGAAGAGCCTGTCTTTGTAttataacaaaaaaaacccagaatCAATTCATTGATTCTCATATGCCCATCCCTAGTCCAGCTCCGAGGTTACGATATCATTGAAATAAA
The nucleotide sequence above comes from Syngnathus scovelli strain Florida chromosome 15, RoL_Ssco_1.2, whole genome shotgun sequence. Encoded proteins:
- the chrne gene encoding acetylcholine receptor subunit epsilon isoform X1, whose protein sequence is MMAACSLKQCFGIGILLGIVVLQVQGNEETQLIEELFKSYNKNIRPVVHPEDKVEVQIKLTLTNLISLNEKEETLTTNVWIEIQWVDYRLAWNASDHHSIDLIRIPCKNVWLPDIVLENNIDGKFDVAYYANVLISNDGSIYWLPPAIYRSTCAIEITYFPFDYQNCTLAFRSQTYSANEVDLILAAGETGERIEWVDIDPEAFTENGEWAIVHRPARKMINTRYSPDDLEYQEISFNLVIQRKPLFYVINIILPCSLISSLVVLAYFLPAQAGGQKLTVSISVLLAQTVFLFLIAQKVPETSLSVPLLGKYIIFVMCVTTLIATNQIVVLNFSLRSPSTHTMSYQIKHLFLETVPRFLGMSPLLDDTEVTSEVNNVRDRRRDSFGLMQRAEEYVLKQPRSEMMFDKQKEKHALMQPNVDGVDANTTANLYKSLAQAAPEIKQCVDACNFIAETTKQQNNIGSEIESWVLIGKMIDKVCFWAAILLFIIGTVGIFLTGHFNRAPEWPFPGENNKYAPK
- the chrne gene encoding acetylcholine receptor subunit epsilon isoform X2, translating into MMAACSLKQCFGIGILLGIVVLQVQGNEETQLIEELFKSYNKNIRPVVHPEDKVEVQIKLTLTNLISLNEKEETLTTNVWIEIQWVDYRLAWNASDHHSIDLIRIPCKNVWLPDIVLENNIDGKFDVAYYANVLISNDGSIYWLPPAIYRSTCAIEITYFPFDYQNCTLAFRSQTYSANEVDLILAAGETGERIEWVDIDPEAFTENGEWAIVHRPARKMINTRYSPDDLEYQEISFNLVIQRKPLFYVINIILPCSLISSLVVLAYFLPAQAGGQKLTVSISVLLAQTVFLFLIAQKVPETSLSVPLLGKYIIFVMCVTTLIATNQIVVLNFSLRSPSTHTMSYQIKHLFLETVPRFLGMSPLLDDTEVTSEVNNVRDRRRDSFGLMQRAEEYVLKQPRSEMMFDKQKEKHALMQPNDGVDANTTANLYKSLAQAAPEIKQCVDACNFIAETTKQQNNIGSEIESWVLIGKMIDKVCFWAAILLFIIGTVGIFLTGHFNRAPEWPFPGENNKYAPK
- the gltpd2b gene encoding glycolipid transfer protein domain-containing protein 2, whose protein sequence is MGVKSKAALAILLLLLFLGTLWLHGGLDYHWDACLKGYNQVNEPHQLSNSSASKESEGPQVLEECPGQTFQVSLLLTHLLASPAFTSDVLLQPYLSSWDELVKFMNALGPMVGLISKEIETKTSIIRELALLAEASPEAEVNPDSENTVSPEAGVKTSGAYHSVRSMIWVELKRGLVDFKQQTDSGCRTLLRLHRALLWLKLFLAKLAEIPVAGRLKSPSDLCREAYKVTLANHHTWFVRRAAELAFIAMPERSFFLKLMCVQNQEELSAVLGRVVRAIGVVYDRTQKALEDNDMLDLP